One Pseudomonas sp. B21_DOA genomic window, ATCGCGTTACAGCACTGTTTCGGTTCTGCTGCACTGGCTGATGCTGGTGCTGTTGGTGCTGGTTTACGCCAGCATGGAATTGCGCGGTTTCTTCCCCAAAGGCAGCGGCGGCCGCGCGTTGATCCGCGAAATGCACTATCTGCTCGGCCTTACTGTGTTCGTACTGGTGTGGTTTCGCTTGCTCGCGCGCAGCCTCGGCCCTGCGCCGAAAATCTTCCCCGCATCCCCGCCTGGCAGACCTTGGCGGCGCGGCTGATGCATTGGGCGTTGTACCTGTTCATGCTGTGCATGCCGATATTGGGCTGGCTGATCACCAGCGCCGAGGGCCATCAGGTCATGTTCTATGGCTTCGATTTGCCGCTGTTGATGGATGAAGACAAGGCCTTCGCCAAACAAGTCGAAGGCTGGCATGTGCTGATCGCCACGATCGGCTATTGGCTGATCGGCTTGCATGCGCTGGCGGGTATTTATCACCATTACGTGGTGCGCGATAACACGCTGTTGCGGATGATGCCCAAGCGCGGCTGAGCGTCAGGGCGTTGCGGTAAATCCGCGCCGCCCTTGCAGGCCCCCGTGTGAACGAAAACCACTCGAGTGCCAGCAGCGAATCCGCCTGACTCGACAAGCTGCTTGAGCGCCAGCAAGGCCTTGCCGGTGTACAACGGTTCCAAAGGGACGCCACTGACCTGCTCGGTCTGTTCGATGAACGTCAGCAACGTCTGGTCAACCTTGGCGAAGCCACGCCGGCTGGCGTCGATCAACCGATAGCTCGCCACGGGCCCGACGGCTTGCGCCAGGATCGACTCGATGTTCGGCGCTACGCCGTGATCATTCGGCACCGCCAGCGCGCCATACAGTGAGCGCTTGCCACTGTCAGCCAGCGCCAGCCCGGCCAGGGTCGTGCCGGTGCCACAGGCCAGCCACCAGGCGTCAAAATCATCCCAGCCCAGCTTGGCCAATTGTTCGTCGACCTGCTGCATGATCGCAGCGCAACCCAGCGCGCCGGCCAATCCACCGCCACCCTCTGGCACCGCATGCAACGTCGGATATCGCTCCTGCCACGGCGTCCAGAATCCGGCCTCGTGCCGCGCGCGATAGCCGGCATAACCCAGCCAGTGCAACTGCATGCCGAACGCGTGCAGATCCTCCACCGTCGACGTGTCCTGCGGATGCCCGCGCAGCAGCCCCACGGTTTTGAACCCCAGCCGCTTGCCTGCCGCCGCCAGCGCGTGCAGGTGATTGGAATGTGCACCGCCGAGACTGATGATGCCTTCGGCGCCGGCGCGCTCGGCGGTTTTGAGATGTTCGACGAGTTTGAACCACTTGTTGCCGCTGATCAGCGGGTCGATCTGGTCCAGGCGCAGGATCGCGACTTCGACGCCGGCACTTTCCAGCCAATCAAGACGGAGCGGTTGGAGGGGGCCTGGGGTAGCCAGTTGGCGGGAGGCAGAAGCATGGGCACTGTGCAATCTGGAAAAGACCACATACTAGTAGATACCGTCTTGAGCCTCACCGGGCAAGCGCAAGTTTCGGGTCATATGGCAGTCCAGACTTGAGCACTCCGTAAACGAAGTGCAGCAGCTTGCGCATTGCTGCGCAGATGATCTGCTTGGGGGCCTTGCCGTTGGCCTCCAGGCGTTCTTTCATCGCCTTGATCGCCTTATTGTGTTTCAGCGCCACCATGCCAGGCATGTAGAGGCCTGCACGCAGCCGTGCCGACCCTACTCTTGAGATCAGGGTATGACCTTTGAGCTTTCCTGATTCCTGCAGCTTTGGATTGAGCCCTGCAGCAGCGACCAGTTGGCGAGGATCACTGTATTTGCGCAAGTCACCCAGTTCGGCCAGCAATCGTTCAAGCGTTTTTTGTCCGATGCCGTCGATGGTTACGATGAGATCCCGCATCTGACGCATATCCGGGTCGTCATCGATGTGTTTTTTGATCGCCTTGTGCGTTTCTACGATCTCTTTTTCAATATGGCGCAGAACGGAGTTGATCGAGTCTTTGACCTTTTCGTCGGAAACGTCCAGACGATTAAGCTCCATTTGTTCCATTTCCTGAAGGTCATCCAGGCGGCGCACCATTGCTTTTAACTGGCGGTATTTCGGCGGCTCAGGCGCCCATGGGTGAAGTTTTTGATCTTTTTCCCGGGCAAAGTCGGCGATCAGTTTGGCATCACTTTTATCAGTCTTGATGCGGCGCAGTTCGCTGTCAGCGTACGCTTTGGTCGTAGCCGGGTTCACGACGCAGACCCGGAAGCCTTTGTTGTAAACGAACTCCGCGAGTTCCAAGTGGTAAACGCTCGTGGCTTCCATCACGATCAGGGCCGAACGCTCGGCGTTTTTTCTAGCCACGCCTCAAACTCTTTAAAGCCCTTTGGATCGTTGGCCAGCTTGGCCTTGGTTTTGTGCTTGCCGTTGGGCAGGTGTGTAGCGATATCAAAAGTGTTCTTTGCGATGTCGACGCCAACGAAACCGGACATGATCGTTTCTCCACTTGTTCCCTGTTGCGATCATCACGTCACTCTGTCCAACCTTGCGAATGCGGGCTCTCGCCGTAGGCGGGCCCAAGATACCGTGCGAACTGTACGAGTGAGTGTGGAGGGCTGGAGCACGATCTACGTCACAGGCAAAAAGCCTAAGGAGCTGCGCGGCTTCCAAGTCCCTCCCTCGATGATCAGTCGAGAACTATCGCTCCTGACGGAGCGTTAGTCGAGATACAAGGAGCTGCCGCAGGCTGCGATCTTTGATCTTGCTGTTGAAATCAGGATCAACAGATCGCAGCCTGCGGCAGCTCCTGCAGAATGTGCTTACAACTCAGCTGCCAGGCGCGACCCCTGGTTGATCGCGCGCTTGGCATCGAGCTCCGCCGCAACATCCGCGCCGCCGATCAAGTGCACGTTCTGCCCGACTTCGACCAAGCCATCGTGCAACTCACGCAGCGGATCCTGCCCGGCGCAAATCACGATGTTGTCCACCGCCAGCAGCTGCGGCTCGCCAGTTTCGCCGATGCGGATATGCAAGCCCTGGTCATCGATGCTCAGGTATTCGACGCTATTCAGCATCTGCACCTGCTTGTTCTTCAGACCGGTGCGGTGAATCCAGCCGGTGGTTTTGCCCAGACCGTCGCCGACCTTGGTTTTCTTGCGCTGCAGCAGAAACACCTCACGGGCCGGTGCATGCGGTGCCGCCTGGATACCGGCCACACCACCCCGCGCCTCCAGCTGCGTGTCGATGCCCCACTCTTTCCAGAACGCTGCGCGATCCAGACTGGTGGCTACACCTTGATGAACGAGGAATTCCGAGACATCGAAACCGATCCCGCCTGCACCGATCACCGCGACGCGCTTGCCGACCGGTTTGCGCTCGAGAATCACGTCCAGATAACTCAGCACCTTGGCATTCTCGACGCCGGGAATCGCCGGCACGCGCGGGGCGATACCAGTGGCGAGGATGATTTCGTCGTAGCCGCCCTCAACCAGTTTCGCCACATCGACGCGGGTGTTCAGGCATACCTCGACATTCGTCGTTTGCAGCTTGCGGTTGAAGTAGCGCAGGGTTTCGAAAAACTCTTCCTTGCCCGGCACGCGCTTGGCAATGTTGAACTGGCCGCCGATCTCGCTGGCCGAATCGAACAGCGTCACCTGATGACCGCGCTCGGCGGCCACGGTGGCGGCGGACAACCCGGCAGGGCCGGCACCGACCACGGCGATTTTCTTGATCTGCTGCACCGGCAGGTAATTGAGTTCGGTTTCGTGGCAGGCACGCGGGTTGACCAGGCAACTGGTCAGCTTGCCGCCAAAGGTGTGGTCGAGGCACGCCTGGTTGCAGCCGATGCAGGTGTTGATTTCGTCGGCACGGCCTGCGGCGGCCTTGTTGACGAAGTCCGGATCGGCGAGAAATGGTCGGGCCATGGAGACCATGTCGGCATCGCCTTCGGCAAGAATCTGCTCGGCAATTTCCGGGGTATTGATGCGGTTGGTGGTGATCAGCGGAATACTCACCGAACCACGCAACTTGGCCGTGACCTTACTGAACGCTGCACGCGGAACCTTGGTGGCGATGGTCGGGATCCGCGCTTCGTGCCAGCCGATACCGGTGTTGATGATGGTCGCGCCAGCCTGTTCGATGGCCTTGGCCAGCGTGACGATTTCGTCCCAGGTGCTGCCACCTTCGACCAGGTCGAGCATCGACAGGCGGAAGATGATGATGAAATTCGGCCCGACCGCTTCGCGTACGCGGCGGACGATTTCCACCGGCAGGCGCATGCGGTTTTCGTAACTGCCGCCCCAGCGGTCGGTGCGGTGGTTGGTGTGGGCGGCGAGGAACTGGTTAATGAAATAACCTTCCGAACCCATGATCTCGACGCCGTCGTATTCGGCGGACTGCGCCAGCACCGAGCAGGTGACGAAATCACTGATCTGCTTTTCAATGCCCTCTTCATCCAGCTCTTTGGGCTTGAACGGGTTGATCGGCGCCTGAATCGCGCTCGGCGCTACCTGTTTCGGGCTGTAGGCATAACGGCCGGCGTGGAGAATCTGCATGCAGATCTTGCCGCCCGCCTCATGCACCGCGCGGGTGACGATGCGGTGCTTGAGCGCCTCTTCTTCAGTGGTGAGCTTGGCCGCACCGGAATACACGCCGCCCTCGTCATTCGGGCCAATACCGCCGGTCACCATCAGGCCGACACCGCCACGGGCACGTTCGGCGAAGTACGCCGCCATGCGTTCGAAGCCACCCGGCTTTTCTTCCAGGCCCGTGTGCATCGAGCCCATCAGCGTGCGGTTGCGCAGCGTGGTGAATCCCAGGTCCAGCGGGGCCAGCAAATGCGGGTAATGAGCGGCGGTCATCGGTAACTCCACAACGAGCGATCACGGAAAATTGCGGGAGCTCTGCGTCCCCCGTCAGTCATGTTCGACAGACTAAGAGTCGTACCGCTGTCACTCAATGACCGTAACTGACAAGTTATTGATCCAAATGCGCAGCGCCCCTTGGCAATCCGGGCCATGGGCCCTACCCTAGGCGCCACACTCTGTACCCGGCTGTTGTTGGTTTTCATGCGCAAACTTCTGTATCTGTTTTTCTCCATGGCCCTCGTTGCCGCCCTGACCACCTACGCCATGTGGGCGGCAGACCGACCGGCGGGGCATTACCTGTCGGACCTGCGCATCAAGCTCGCCGTCGATCACGGCACGCCCGGCGACCGTGGCAACCTGCTCGGCATTCAGCCCGAACTGTTCCCCACCGATTACCAAAGCTCCGCACGCCTGCACCGCAAACTCGCGGCGTACCTGCAGCAGGCCCGCGATCAAGGTTTGCTCAACGAAAAAACCGTGGTGGTTTTGCCCGAGCACGTCGGTACGTGGCTGATGATCAGCGGCGAGAAAGACGAGCTCTATCAGGCACCGACGCTGGCTGAGGCGATGAACTGGCTGGCGGCGAGCAATCCGCTGCTGTTCGCCCGCGCGTGGCTGCGGGCCAAGGGCGAGCAACGCCTGGACGATGCTTATCTGCGGATGAAATCGAAAGCCATGGCCAAGGATTATCAGGCGCTGTTCGGCGGTCTGGCCAAGGAGTTTCAGGTCACCCTGGTCGCCGGCTCCATTGTGCTGCCAGAGCCGAGTATCCGTGATGGCCAGCTCAAGCCTGGCAGCGGCGCGCTGTTCAACAGCAGCGTGGTATTCGGCCGCGACGGTTTGCCGCTGGGGCAGCCGCAACGCCAGATGCACCCGATCTTTGATCAGCAGGGTGTGATTGAGGCCGAAAACAAGCACGCCATTCAGGTCGTCGACACCCCGGCCGGACGCCTCGGCATCCTGATCGGCAGTGACAGCTGGTATCCCTCCAACTACCGCACACTCGATGACCAAGGCGCGCAACTGGTGGCCGTACCGGCGCAGGTTATTGGCCAAGGCGCGTGGGACAAGCCATGGCGCGGTTACAAAGGTTCGAGCACGCCGGGGTCAGTCAGCCTCAAGCCCGGCGACCTCAGTGAAGGACAGGCCTGGCATCGACTGACCCTTACCGCACAACCACCGAGCAGCCGCGCGGTTGCCGGCGTCAGTGTGTTCATGCGCGGGCAATTCTGGGACAAGCCGAGCACCGGCAGAAGCTTCCTCAGCAGCAACGGTCAGCAGTTCGCCGATGGCGAGGCCCGTGGTGCGCGCTTGCTGAACGTCTGGCTGTAATCCATGAAGCCGCAGCCGATGCGCCTCGGGGATCTGTCGGTGGGTTTCGTCCACAGTCTGGCCGATGCCGTGCGCAGCCACGACGTCGATCCGCTGCCTCTGCTTGAGCAATACGGCCTCGATACCGCGCGGCTGGCCGAGGCCGGGGCACGCTTATCGATCCCGCGTTACATGCGCTTGGGCCATGCGGCGATTCAACTCACCGGCGATCCCGCTCTGGGCCTGCGCATGGGCCGCATGATCCGCTTGAATCAGGCTGGGCTGGCCGGCATCACCGCCGCGCAAGCACCCACCGTGCGCGAAGCGGCCCGTTGCCTGACGCGTTTCGAACCGCTCTACGGCTCGAACTACCGAGGGCAATCCACTTTCCATGAAGACGCCAGCGGCGCCTGGCTGCGCTTCTACTCGATCAGCCCGTACAACGCTTATAACCGCTTCGTGGTCGACTCGATCCTCGCCGGCTGGCTGCATCAGTTGTCGAGCCTGTGCGGCGAAACGTTGCGCGCCGAGCGGATCGAAATCGAATTCGAAGCGCCGGATTATCGCGACGCCTACGCCGCGCTCGGCGACTGCCCGATCCAGTTCCGCGCCGAGCACAACCAACTGCGCCTGAGCCTGAGCAGTCTCGCCCTGCGCAACCCTGAACATTGTCCGGGCACTTGGCGGCATCTGCTGCAACTGTGTGAGCGGGAGCTGGACCAAATGACCCGCACCCGCAGCCTGCGCGAGCGCATCACTCAACTGCTCGGCCCGCTGCTCAATGGAGGCCGCGAACCGGATCTTGAAGAAGTCGCGGCACGCCTGAAACTGCCGACATGGACCTTGCGACGCAAACTCGCCGAGGAAGGCACGCAGTTCCGCGCAATCCTCAATGACACTCGCCGGGACCTGGCGATGACTTACATCCGCGACACCGAATTGGCGTTCGGTGAGATCGCCTATCTACTGGGCTTTGCCTCAGCCGAAGCCTTCCAGCGCGCTTTCAAGCGCTGGAGCGGGCAGACGCCCGGCGAATCTCGACGAAATTACCGCTCGGGAGCCTGACGCTCAGAGCTCCGTGGCGTCGTCAGCCGGCTCTGGCTGATCCAGCTCATAGGCCTGGTATTCGAGCAGTTCTTCCTGATACTCATCCATCGTATAAATCCCCCAAACCGCTCGCTATGAAAATGGCCTGATCAATCGACCTGTGCCCCGAGCATAAAGTGCCCGTGTGAAGGAAAAGTGAAACGCCGCCTTCATGAATAAAACGTAGCAGGTGGTTGGGGATTTATCGCGGCGCTGATGTCGCAGGTATGTAACCAGATCTTATGCCCACCCGAAAACCACTATGGGAGCGAGCCTGCTCGCGAAGGCGGTGTGTCAGTCTGATCATCTGTCGACTGACACTACGCATTCGCGAGCAGGCTCGCTCCCACAGGGTTTCGCTGAGTTTTTATTGGCCCGACGCAGGCATCGCCGGAATCGGCTCGGACGGTGGCGGAATATCCGGGTTGGTCGGTGGCGTGATGGTTTCGCTGGCCGGCGCTGGCTCTTCTGCGGGCGCAGGCGCTGGCGTGATCGGCGCCGACTCCGCGGGTGGCACGACCGGCTCGGAACTCACTGGCGCGGTGTCGACAGGCGCCGGTGCAGGCTCGGCAGCTGGCGCAGGAGCCGGTTCCGCCGCAGGTGTCGGCACAAGTGGCGCAGCAGCCGGAGCAGGCGTCACCTTCGGCTCAGGCACACCGAGGTCGGTTTTCGGTTTTTCTTCGATGTGTGCAGCCTTCTTCGCATCGGCGGGCAGGAACTGCTCCACCAGTGTGAAGAACCGCTCGTAGAACTTCTGCGCAGTGACGGTCTCACTGGCGACCTTGACCATCGAATCATCCGAGGAGCCGATCGGCATCGACACCGAGCCCAGCACACCAACCCCGAGGCTGGCCGAATTGTTGGTCTTCTTCAGCGCATAACGGTCCTGGAGGGCGTTGGCGAACACCGTCGCGTGATGCCCGGCGCTGCCATCTTCGGCACAGACCACGTTGAAGCTGATCTCGAGGTGGGTCTCGCCGGTCTGCTGGAAGCTCTTGTGACCGCTGACCAGCTTCGGATCACTGCTGGTAATGATGTAGCCCTGACTGAGCAACGCGCGACGAGCCGCTTCGCAGCTGGCGGTATCAGTCACCGGGTAATTGCGCGAAAAGGTGCCGGAGTCATCGAAGTTCTCATGCTCATAGATCGGCTTGTCCTTCGAACAACCGGCCACCGCAGTCAACAAAAGCGCCAGCCCGACAACACGCATGGGAGTGGAAATCAACATTGAACATCCTGAGGGAAAACAGTCCGGGGCGTATTGTGCAACAGATCGCCGCCCCATGGCGCATGGAATAGTGTCAAGAATCGGTTACAACTTTACCGGTCCTCGCCGGATGGAAAAAGCCGCGCCGACAAATGATCGATCGGCACGCGCAATTTCGCCGTCGCCTGTCGACTCGACGGCCACAACACCCTAACCGCCCGACCTGTTCTAAACCGCCAAGGGACGTAGTCCATCCAAGAATCAGGTCGGCTGTCAGGCCGCCTTCGCGAGCAGGCTCGCTCCCACAAAAGCAAAAGCAAAGCAGCGCAGCTGCCCGTGGCGAAGCCGCCCCACTCAACAATGAGCGCAAGCTCGAGTGCTCTTGATCTTGATCCACCGGCGACGTCGGAAGGCTGAGTGGAGGGATTGATCCGGGCGTGGGAGCGCAGCGACCGTTCGACGAAGTCGAACACAGCGGAAGGAGGTGCAGCGAAGCAAACCGTAGCCGCTGCGCCCGGATCGATCCCGCAGCGAAGGAACCCGAGCCTGCGAGGGCCGAACGCAGGAGCAAGCCTTTGGGTTACCTTTTTGGCGTTTGAAAAAGGTGACCCGCCGTAAGGGCGGAACCGTACTCAGCAACACCGCAAAAAACGGATATTCACCCAAACCCAACAGCATGGCCGGCCCAAAGGCCGCCACGCCCAAAAACAAAAAAGCCCCGACCATCAGGCCGGGGCTCCTTCAAACGCCAGTCAAAAGATCAAAACCGCTCGATCTTCGCCTCAGCTTCCAACTGCTTGCGATACGCCGCAAAGTCCTGCTGCCCTTCACGGGAGGCGAGGAAACGACGATATTGCGCCTTCTCTTCATCCGTCGGTGCAGCCGCTTCATTGACGCCATTCAGACGCACGATCATCAGACTGCCATCCGGCAACGTAACGCTGGAGAACGTCGGCTTGTCCTTGGCAGCCGGTTTCGGCATACGGAACAACGCCTGCAGCACGGCCGGATCAACCCCTTCCTGACCACGAGTAGCCGCTTCGGTGGTTTTCCAGTTCTGACCATCAACCGCCTTGTCCAGCGGCGCCTTGCCGTCACGCAGATCGGCGATCAGCTTCTCGGCACGGGTCTTGGCCTCGGCACTGGCATGTTCCTTGGTCAGCTGAGTACGGATCGCCGCAGTCACGCTTTCCAGCGGCAGCTGCGCAGGCTTCAGGTGCTCCTTGGAACGCAGCACGATCACGGTTTCCGGATCCAGCTCGATGGCGGTGCTGTTGGCACCCTCATCAATGACTTCCGGGCTGAATGCAGCAGTGACCACGGCACGGTTGGCGGCAACACCTTCGCCACCTTCACGGCCGAACGGCTTGGACGTGTGCACGGTCAATTTCAGGTCCGCTGCTGGCTGTGCCAGGTCAGAGGCTTCGAACGCCGAGTCTTCCAACTGCTTGGTCGCCTCAACAAAACGCTGCTCGACCTGAGCGGCTTTCAGCTCGCGGGTCAGCTTGTCTTTCAGGCTGGCCAGGGTCGGTACTTCAGGCGCTTCCACGCCCAACAGCTTGATCAGGTGATAACCGAAGTCGGTACGAATCGGCTCGGACACCTGCTCTTTCGACAAGGCGTACAGCGCTTTTTCGAAAGCCGGGTCGTAAACGCCAGGACCGGCATAACCCAGGTCACCACCATTGTTGGCGGACCCCGGATCCTGCGAGAACTCTTTGGCCAGCGCTTCGAATTTCTCGCCCTTGGCCAGACGCGCCTGGACTTCTTCGATCTTCGCCTTGGCCTGCGCTTCGCTGGTCTTGTCGTTCACTTCGATGAGGATGTGCGCGGCACGACGCTGTTCCGACAGGTTGGCGATCTCTTTCTGATACGCCGCCTGCAGGTCTTCATCCTTGACCGCGACCTGATCGAAGAACGACGATTTCTTGAGCTCGACGTAATCGATGATCACCTGATCCGGCGTCATGAATTCCTTGGCGTGCTCGTCGTAGTAAGCCTTGACCTCGTCATCGGTCAGCTTGACCGCAGCCGGGTCGGCCTTGACGTTCAGAGTAGCGAAATCACGGGTCTGTTTTTCCAGACGGGCGAATGCCAGCACTTCGGCGTCGGTGACGAAACCGCTGCCTGCAACACCGGCGCGCAACTGGCCGATCAACATTTCCTGAGCCAGCATCTGGCGGAACTGCATGCGGCTGTAACCCAGTTGACGGATCACCTGGTCGAAACGCTCGGAGCTGAACTTGCCGTCAACCTGGAATTCAGGCGTTTGCAGAATCACCTGATCCAGCGCGGCTTCGGAGAAAGAGAATTTCGCCTGTTCGGCGCCTTGCAGCAGCAACTTGCGGTCGATCAGGCCTTTGAGAGCCGATTCGCGCAGCATTTTTTCGTCGAGCAAGGAAGCATCGAAGTCCTTGCCCAGCTGTTGCATCAGCTGACGGCGTTGCATGTCAACGGCCTGGCTCAGCTCGTTCTGGCTGATTTCGTCACCGTTGACCTTGGCCGCCTCGTTCTTGTGAGTCGTGGCCTGGAAAATGGCATCGAAACCGGTCAGAGCCATCAGTGCAACGATGACTCCGATAATTGTCTTGGCAATCCAGCCTTGTGAATTGTCCCTGATATTCTGCAGCATGCGTCCCCCAGAAACGGTTGAACTTCAATTTAGGCAACCGTGGAGCGTGGGTAGAATCCGGATAGAAGAAAGGCGCATCCGAGGATGCGCCTTCTCGTAACTGGCGGAGCGGACAGGGCTCGAACCCTCGATCCCGGCGTTACAGGTGCCTGTTCCAGCCACCTGCTCTACCGCTCCGCTGCCAAGTCAGGCTTGACCCCGACCCGGATGGGTAAAAACCTGAAAACTCAGTTAACAGCTTCTTTCAGTGCTTTACCGGCTTTGAAACCTGGCTTCTTGGCAGCCGGGATTTCCAGAGTCTTGCCGGTTTGCGGGTTACGACCGGTACGAGCCGGACGGTCAGTCACGGAGAAAGTACCGAAACCAACCAGAACAACGGAGTCGCCAGCCTTCAGAGCGCCAGTGACGGATTCGATTACAGCGTCCAGCGCACGGCCAGCAGCAGCTTTCGGGATATCAGCGGATGCAGCGATAGCATCAATCAGTTCCGACTTGTTCACTCTAAGTCCCCTTATATCTATTTTGAGATGTTTCTAAGTTTTTTGGTGAAAGCAAAAACGAGTGCTGAATGGCCTACAGACACTTAAGAGCCGCTTTATAACAAGGGCTCTAAAATGCTGTCAAGGAAAGCCCCCAGGCTAAAACGTATTAATGCGTGCTAATTCTTTCCTTGGCATCAGACTCGCGTTTTTCGTCCTTGGCAACTATCTCCGGAGCCACATCCGGCAAGGGCTCCGGCGCGTATTGCAGCGCAATTTGCAGGACCTCGTCAATCCATTTAACCGGTTTGATCTGCAGATCCTGCTTGATATTGTCAGGAATCTCCTTCAGATCGCGGACGTTTTCTTCCGGAATAATCACAATCTTGATTCCGCCGCGATGTGCCGCCAGCAGTTTTTCTTTCAAACCGCCGATTGCCAGCACTTGCCCACGCAGCGTGATCTCACCGGTCATGGCGACATCGGCGCGTACCGGAATGCCGGTCAACGCCGAGACCAGCGCCGTGCACATGCCTACGCCAGCGCTAGGGCCGTCTTTCGGGGTCGCCCCTTCCGGCATGTGAATGTGGGTGTCGCGCTTCTCGTGGAAGTCCAGCGGAATGCCCAGACTCTTGGCGCGGCTGCGCACCACGGTTTGTGCGGCAGTGATCGATTCGACCATTACATCACCGAGCGAACCGGTCTTGATCAGTTGTCCTTTACCCGGAATCACTGCAGCTTCGATGGTCAGCAATTCACCGCCGACCTGAGTCCACGCCAGGCCCGTCACCTGACCCACTTGATCCTGCTGCTCGGCCAGGCCGTAGCGGAACTTGCGCACGCCGAGGAAATGCTCGAGCAGATCAGCTGTCACTTTCACCGAGAAGCGTTTTTCGAGGGCATGCTCTTTGACCGCCTTGCGGCAGACCTTGGCAATCTGCCGCTCGAGGCCACGCACGCCCGCTTCACGGGTGTAGTAACGGATGATGTCGCGGATCGCTTCCTCGTCGAACTCCAGCTCGCCCTTCTTCAGACCATTGGCGGCGATCTGTTTAGGCGACAGATATTTCACGGCGATGTTGATCTTCTCGTCTTCGGTGTAACCCGGCAGACGGATGACTTCCATCCGGTCCAGCAGCGCTGGCGGAATGTTCATCGAGTTCGACGTGCACAGGAACATCACATCGGAGAGGTCGTAATCGACTTCGAGATAGTGATCATTGAAGTTGTGGTTTTGCTCAGGGTCGAGCACTTCCAGCAACGCCGACGCCGGATCGCCACGCATGTCGCTGCCCATCTTGTCGATTTCATCGAGCAGAAACAGCGGGTTGCGTACGCCCACTTTTGTCATCTTTTGAATCAATCTTCCCGGCATCGAACCGATGTAGGTCCGGCGGTGACCACGGATTTCCGCTTCATCACGCACGCCGCCCAAGGCCATACGCACGAATTTACGGTTGGTTGCGTGGGCAATCGATTCCGCCAGCGAGGTTTTACCCACGCCTGGAGGACCGACCAGGCACAACACCGGGCCACGAATTTTCTTCACGCGTTTCTGCACGGCGAGGTATTCAAGGATGCGTTCCTTGACCTCTTCGAGACCGTAGTGATCGGCGTCGAGAATGTCTTCTGCACGGGCCAGATCGAGGCGTACTTTGCTTTGCGCCTTCCACGGCACTTGCACCAGCCAGTCGATGTACGAGCGCACTACGGTGGCTTCAGCGGACATCGGCGACAT contains:
- the lon gene encoding endopeptidase La; translated protein: MKTTIELPLLPLRDVVVYPHMVIPLFVGREKSIEALEAAMTGDKQILLLAQRNPADDDPGEDALYRVGTIATVLQLLKLPDGTVKVLVEGEQRGTVERFSEIDGHCRAEVSLIEEVDAAERESEVFVRTLLSQFEQYVQLGKKVPAEVLSSLNSIDEPGRLVDTMAAHMALKIEQKQEILEIVDLSARVEHVLALLDAEIDLLQVEKRIRGRVKKQMERSQREYYLNEQMKAIQKELGDGDEGHNEIEELKKRIDAAGLPKDALAKATAELNKLKQMSPMSAEATVVRSYIDWLVQVPWKAQSKVRLDLARAEDILDADHYGLEEVKERILEYLAVQKRVKKIRGPVLCLVGPPGVGKTSLAESIAHATNRKFVRMALGGVRDEAEIRGHRRTYIGSMPGRLIQKMTKVGVRNPLFLLDEIDKMGSDMRGDPASALLEVLDPEQNHNFNDHYLEVDYDLSDVMFLCTSNSMNIPPALLDRMEVIRLPGYTEDEKINIAVKYLSPKQIAANGLKKGELEFDEEAIRDIIRYYTREAGVRGLERQIAKVCRKAVKEHALEKRFSVKVTADLLEHFLGVRKFRYGLAEQQDQVGQVTGLAWTQVGGELLTIEAAVIPGKGQLIKTGSLGDVMVESITAAQTVVRSRAKSLGIPLDFHEKRDTHIHMPEGATPKDGPSAGVGMCTALVSALTGIPVRADVAMTGEITLRGQVLAIGGLKEKLLAAHRGGIKIVIIPEENVRDLKEIPDNIKQDLQIKPVKWIDEVLQIALQYAPEPLPDVAPEIVAKDEKRESDAKERISTH
- a CDS encoding HU family DNA-binding protein, translated to MNKSELIDAIAASADIPKAAAGRALDAVIESVTGALKAGDSVVLVGFGTFSVTDRPARTGRNPQTGKTLEIPAAKKPGFKAGKALKEAVN
- a CDS encoding SurA N-terminal domain-containing protein codes for the protein MLQNIRDNSQGWIAKTIIGVIVALMALTGFDAIFQATTHKNEAAKVNGDEISQNELSQAVDMQRRQLMQQLGKDFDASLLDEKMLRESALKGLIDRKLLLQGAEQAKFSFSEAALDQVILQTPEFQVDGKFSSERFDQVIRQLGYSRMQFRQMLAQEMLIGQLRAGVAGSGFVTDAEVLAFARLEKQTRDFATLNVKADPAAVKLTDDEVKAYYDEHAKEFMTPDQVIIDYVELKKSSFFDQVAVKDEDLQAAYQKEIANLSEQRRAAHILIEVNDKTSEAQAKAKIEEVQARLAKGEKFEALAKEFSQDPGSANNGGDLGYAGPGVYDPAFEKALYALSKEQVSEPIRTDFGYHLIKLLGVEAPEVPTLASLKDKLTRELKAAQVEQRFVEATKQLEDSAFEASDLAQPAADLKLTVHTSKPFGREGGEGVAANRAVVTAAFSPEVIDEGANSTAIELDPETVIVLRSKEHLKPAQLPLESVTAAIRTQLTKEHASAEAKTRAEKLIADLRDGKAPLDKAVDGQNWKTTEAATRGQEGVDPAVLQALFRMPKPAAKDKPTFSSVTLPDGSLMIVRLNGVNEAAAPTDEEKAQYRRFLASREGQQDFAAYRKQLEAEAKIERF